AGCGATGGCGGCCGGCGACTCCCGCAGCTGCGCGAGAGCCCAGTAGGCGACGGCGCAAGCCGCAACGGCGAGGCCGGCGGTGGCGAGTGCGAGCCGGCGCCAGAAGGCGACGGCGCGCAACCGCGGCTGCGACGGCGGATCGAAACGCACCCCCGGCCGCGGGGGCTCGCCGGAAGGCACCTGCGACGGCAACTAGAGCTTGAACACCATCAACGTCATGTCGTGCTGGTTGCCGTCCGGATCGGTGCCGTAGCCGGGCACCTCGTACGAACGGAAGCCGAGCTCGGCCAGCACGCGGATGGCGTCCTCTTCGAGGTCGGTGATCAGCATGCAGTTGAGGTGCTTCAGCCCCAGCCCGCGCGCCGTATCGATGAAGTGGTTGATGAGCAGCGAACCCAGCCCGACGCCGCGGAACTCGGGATCGATCGTCCACTTGACGCGGCCGGCGAGACGCAGCGGGCCGTGCTCCCGCCGGTGCAGCGTCGCATCGGCGACGATCCGCTTGCCGTCCAGGGCGAGAATCGGCATCACCTTTTCGTAGTCGAGCTCCACGCCCCAGCGCTCGACGACGGCGCGGTCATCGATGCGGTGCCACGCGAATCGCCGATTGGCCTCGGGCAGATGCTGAAAGAACTCGTACAGCGCGCCGACATCGCGCTTGGCGAACGGGCGCAGCATGACGCGTCGGCCGTCGCGAAGCACGGCCTC
The sequence above is drawn from the Thermoanaerobaculia bacterium genome and encodes:
- a CDS encoding GNAT family N-acetyltransferase, translating into MPHRFPQEAVLRDGRRVMLRPFAKRDVGALYEFFQHLPEANRRFAWHRIDDRAVVERWGVELDYEKVMPILALDGKRIVADATLHRREHGPLRLAGRVKWTIDPEFRGVGLGSLLINHFIDTARGLGLKHLNCMLITDLEEDAIRVLAELGFRSYEVPGYGTDPDGNQHDMTLMVFKL